One genomic segment of Gottschalkia acidurici 9a includes these proteins:
- a CDS encoding sigma-70 family RNA polymerase sigma factor, with translation MKVNEENFISYIEKKSPKGLDYAVDSYSKLVYKVVYSILGTGFHVHSIDECVNDIFLALWNNIDCFDEKKGSFKNWIIAISRYKAIDYRRQLLKDTNLEFDESLVERDKLLTNESDAENILLMKEKREKLLKMINELNDVDRDIFIKRYFLDEEIQNIAEDLEVKRSVVDNRLSRGRKTLKEKLIALKEEII, from the coding sequence TTGAAAGTAAATGAAGAAAATTTTATAAGTTATATAGAAAAGAAAAGTCCAAAGGGTCTAGACTATGCTGTAGACTCATACTCAAAGCTAGTTTATAAGGTAGTATATAGCATTCTTGGAACAGGATTTCATGTACATTCTATAGATGAATGTGTAAATGATATATTTTTAGCGCTATGGAATAATATAGACTGCTTTGATGAGAAAAAAGGAAGTTTTAAAAATTGGATTATAGCTATATCAAGATATAAAGCTATAGATTATAGAAGGCAACTATTAAAAGACACGAATCTAGAATTTGATGAAAGTTTAGTTGAAAGAGATAAACTTTTAACTAATGAAAGTGATGCGGAAAATATTTTACTAATGAAGGAAAAAAGGGAAAAACTACTTAAAATGATAAACGAACTTAATGATGTTGATAGAGATATATTTATAAAAAGATACTTTCTAGATGAAGAAATACAAAATATAGCTGAAGACTTAGAGGTGAAGAGATCAGTAGTAGATAATAGACTCTCAAGAGGAAGAAAGACTTTAAAAGAAAAGCTTATAGCCTTGAAGGAGGAGATAATATGA
- a CDS encoding sirohydrochlorin chelatase, whose amino-acid sequence MKGIIIIGHGSRANDAKDIFLKVVEGLKEKLDTPNVEGCFMELSEPYIPRTIDKMYNEGVRDFTVLPYFLFPGIHIKEDIPEILNECKEKYGDISIKLAEPIGYHDSLIDILKERIQGETKCI is encoded by the coding sequence GTGAAAGGTATAATAATTATAGGACATGGAAGCAGAGCAAATGATGCTAAAGATATATTTTTAAAAGTAGTAGAAGGATTAAAAGAAAAACTAGACACTCCTAATGTTGAGGGATGTTTTATGGAGTTGTCAGAGCCATATATACCTAGAACTATAGATAAGATGTATAATGAAGGAGTAAGAGATTTTACTGTGCTTCCATATTTTCTTTTTCCTGGAATTCATATAAAAGAGGATATACCTGAAATATTAAACGAATGTAAAGAAAAATATGGAGATATATCTATAAAGCTAGCTGAGCCTATAGGTTATCATGATTCTTTAATAGATATATTAAAGGAAAGAATACAAGGTGAAACTAAATGTATATAA
- a CDS encoding lysoplasmalogenase family protein gives MRNKKYNFMDIKILLLAISFIYVLCLYIDFSNKQFFISIDIVKYISILLCFIISLLIGKRAISVKDRCLLQVGLLFTVLADLCLLILGYFKLGVAFFCITQIVYFFRYKVKVNFSIIMSYMKILSIILIVCLSVNYFWLKADIIIPISIFYFICLLNSIIESLKLLRNKRYPYPNAYMIAIGMILFLLCDINVGLYNISRAGNFQPWLIKVLRDVSYPLIWLFYLPSQVLLSLSGFRIYDKRY, from the coding sequence ATGAGAAATAAAAAGTATAATTTTATGGATATAAAAATACTATTATTAGCAATTAGTTTTATTTATGTTCTTTGTTTATATATAGATTTTTCTAATAAACAATTTTTCATATCTATAGATATAGTTAAGTATATATCCATATTATTGTGTTTTATAATATCACTCCTTATAGGTAAACGTGCTATAAGTGTAAAAGATAGATGTTTACTTCAGGTAGGACTTCTCTTCACGGTTCTTGCAGACTTATGCCTTCTCATTTTGGGTTACTTCAAGCTAGGAGTAGCCTTTTTTTGCATAACGCAAATAGTTTATTTTTTTAGATATAAAGTAAAGGTAAACTTCTCAATAATAATGAGCTATATGAAAATACTAAGTATTATACTAATAGTATGTTTATCAGTTAACTATTTTTGGCTAAAAGCTGATATTATAATACCTATATCAATATTCTATTTTATATGTTTGCTAAATAGTATTATAGAGTCCTTAAAACTGCTTAGAAATAAGAGATATCCTTATCCAAATGCATATATGATAGCTATTGGTATGATCTTATTTCTTTTATGTGATATAAATGTAGGACTATATAATATAAGTAGAGCAGGAAATTTTCAACCGTGGCTTATTAAAGTACTAAGAGATGTATCATATCCACTAATATGGCTATTTTATCTTCCATCACAAGTATTACTATCATTAAGTGGGTTTAGAATTTATGATAAAAGATATTAA
- the cbiD gene encoding cobalt-precorrin-5B (C(1))-methyltransferase CbiD, whose product MSKLDLYVIKEGKKLRCGYTTGSCATGAAKACTVGLLTGTIPEYIEIDTPAGIRLKLKVDKPTITEDFVSCCIVKDAGDDPDVTDGIEIFAKVSKRDDEEIVITGGQGVGTITRGGFWGKKGESAINPVPRKMIKEEVSKITNIGVNIEIYVPMGETIGKKTFNSNIGIEGGISIIGTKGIVEPMSEEAFKKSIYIEIDSIRNNEEDEIVLYLGNHGEKIYSEMNEKVSGVKIANFIGESILCCYNKGFKKITLVGHIGKLCKLSIGAFNTHSKICDMRIESFIYYLSLLNAPHEMIMKINSCLTSEEALKIIIENDYMKVIKDMIKGCEYRIKRYLKDEDFDIKVVMYSMDYGIL is encoded by the coding sequence ATGAGCAAGTTAGACTTATATGTTATAAAAGAAGGAAAGAAACTTAGATGTGGATATACTACAGGGAGTTGTGCTACAGGAGCTGCTAAAGCATGCACAGTTGGACTTTTAACAGGAACAATTCCTGAATATATTGAAATAGATACTCCTGCGGGAATTAGACTAAAGCTAAAAGTAGACAAACCTACAATAACAGAAGATTTTGTATCTTGTTGCATAGTAAAAGATGCTGGAGATGATCCAGATGTTACAGATGGAATAGAAATATTTGCAAAGGTAAGTAAAAGAGATGATGAAGAAATAGTTATAACTGGTGGACAAGGTGTAGGAACTATAACTAGGGGTGGATTCTGGGGTAAAAAAGGTGAAAGTGCTATAAATCCTGTACCTAGAAAAATGATAAAAGAGGAAGTAAGTAAAATTACTAATATAGGAGTTAATATAGAAATATATGTACCTATGGGTGAAACTATAGGGAAAAAGACATTTAATTCTAACATAGGTATAGAGGGTGGAATCTCCATCATAGGTACAAAAGGAATAGTAGAGCCTATGTCAGAAGAAGCATTTAAGAAAAGTATATATATTGAGATCGATAGCATAAGAAATAATGAAGAAGATGAAATTGTGCTCTATCTTGGCAATCATGGTGAAAAGATATATAGTGAAATGAATGAAAAGGTAAGTGGAGTGAAAATAGCTAATTTTATAGGTGAATCTATACTATGTTGCTATAATAAAGGGTTTAAGAAAATAACACTAGTGGGGCATATAGGGAAACTATGTAAACTATCAATAGGTGCATTTAATACTCATAGTAAAATATGTGATATGAGAATTGAGTCATTCATATACTATCTTTCATTACTAAATGCTCCACATGAAATGATAATGAAAATAAATAGCTGCTTAACTTCGGAAGAAGCTTTAAAAATAATAATAGAAAATGATTATATGAAAGTTATAAAAGACATGATTAAGGGCTGTGAATATAGGATAAAAAGATATTTAAAAGATGAGGACTTTGATATAAAAGTAGTAATGTATTCTATGGACTATGGAATACTTTAA
- a CDS encoding zinc-ribbon domain-containing protein → MIIFGWGKRTTKQYGESGQDYCNHCANLGSWSYNRYRTWFTLFFIPVIPYQNMYVKECNICGNYVPLSKEEFFSELENCKEAPCTSNGKDVHNDGLTEVQRNYRRQMAELRKEK, encoded by the coding sequence ATGATCATTTTTGGATGGGGTAAAAGAACAACTAAGCAATATGGAGAATCAGGACAAGACTATTGTAATCATTGTGCTAATTTAGGAAGTTGGTCATATAATCGCTATAGAACTTGGTTTACACTGTTTTTTATACCTGTAATTCCTTATCAAAATATGTACGTGAAAGAATGTAATATATGTGGAAACTATGTACCACTTAGTAAAGAAGAATTTTTTAGTGAATTAGAAAATTGTAAAGAAGCACCTTGTACAAGCAATGGTAAAGATGTGCATAATGATGGATTAACGGAAGTACAAAGAAATTATAGAAGACAAATGGCTGAGTTAAGAAAAGAAAAATAG
- a CDS encoding DUF4179 domain-containing protein: MNREELKNILDEKDIYKLLNEVNIDGEEFEDIDLNIDEIRIRKLKKNLRKDLGVKRLSKKAKYALSIAGGVIICIAWIGIMSVKNPAFAKEIPVLNSIVQRLIENYGYKGDYETYAEVIGQTQYDKGISITLNEVVYDESEVIITYTIKSDKKIEELGENFISNLYESIKINGSFSGFSGASSTSEQIDEHTMIAFVEYQMGLEKLPDKFDMDINIKEIFDIKGKWKFSFKLSKEEILKEQKTFDVDIVKNFEGTDVRISKVSFSPLSTNIKLDGKKYENMNDLNSHFGFFEYDYWLLFDDNGNEIGRRENMSGGGSHESFESTYRYDAVDKVPKYLTVVPVQFRIREEFGLHEDGKKSVRKNKKEYITKDVKKLINGSYPIELKQGRFGKLTIIGMEETEDKTIIRYKAEGKLPYFQGHQLYIENEAGEKLEVKINPINNGYNNKEFTIEVEKLKSNEKYYFVTSNLNNRDFKEDYVFKIPIK, translated from the coding sequence ATGAATAGGGAGGAATTAAAAAATATTTTAGATGAAAAAGATATATATAAACTTCTTAATGAAGTCAATATTGATGGAGAAGAATTTGAAGATATAGATTTAAATATAGATGAAATAAGAATAAGAAAACTTAAAAAGAATTTGAGAAAAGATTTAGGAGTTAAAAGATTATCTAAAAAAGCTAAGTATGCTTTAAGTATAGCAGGAGGAGTTATAATTTGTATAGCTTGGATAGGAATAATGAGTGTTAAAAATCCTGCCTTTGCCAAAGAAATACCTGTGTTAAACTCTATAGTGCAGAGATTAATAGAGAATTACGGATATAAGGGTGATTATGAGACATACGCTGAAGTTATAGGTCAAACTCAATATGACAAAGGAATAAGTATTACACTAAATGAAGTAGTATATGATGAATCGGAAGTAATAATAACGTACACTATTAAAAGTGATAAAAAAATTGAAGAATTAGGTGAAAATTTTATTTCAAATCTATATGAATCAATTAAGATAAATGGAAGTTTTAGTGGTTTTAGCGGAGCCTCGTCTACAAGCGAGCAGATAGATGAACATACTATGATAGCTTTTGTTGAATATCAGATGGGACTTGAAAAACTACCAGATAAGTTTGATATGGATATAAATATTAAAGAAATATTTGATATAAAAGGAAAGTGGAAATTCTCATTTAAATTATCAAAAGAAGAAATATTAAAAGAACAAAAAACATTTGATGTTGATATAGTTAAAAATTTTGAGGGAACAGATGTTAGAATAAGTAAAGTTTCCTTTAGTCCACTAAGTACTAATATAAAATTAGACGGAAAAAAATATGAAAACATGAATGACTTAAATAGTCATTTCGGATTTTTTGAATATGACTATTGGCTTTTATTCGACGATAACGGAAATGAAATAGGAAGAAGAGAAAATATGAGTGGGGGAGGATCTCACGAAAGCTTTGAATCCACATATAGATATGATGCTGTGGACAAAGTACCAAAATATTTAACTGTTGTACCAGTGCAGTTCAGAATAAGAGAGGAATTTGGTTTACACGAGGATGGGAAAAAGTCTGTTAGAAAAAACAAAAAAGAATATATAACAAAAGATGTGAAAAAGCTTATAAATGGATCATATCCTATAGAATTAAAGCAAGGTAGATTTGGAAAGTTAACAATAATAGGAATGGAAGAAACAGAAGATAAAACTATTATAAGATATAAGGCAGAAGGAAAACTACCTTATTTTCAAGGACATCAACTCTATATAGAAAATGAAGCTGGGGAAAAACTTGAAGTGAAAATAAATCCAATAAATAATGGATATAACAATAAAGAATTTACCATTGAGGTAGAAAAACTTAAATCTAATGAAAAATATTACTTTGTAACTAGTAATTTAAACAATAGAGACTTTAAAGAAGATTATGTGTTTAAAATACCAATTAAATAA
- a CDS encoding precorrin-8X methylmutase: MYIKNPELIETKSFEIIDEGMTPHSFTDEELNVVKRTIHTTGDFDYQNIVIFKNSPIEVGINTIKNGCRIVTDTKMGFSGINKTALNKANCTLDNYISHEDVFRIAKEKEITRSMAAVDFALSEGVDIFVVGNAPTALFRIGELIKEGKASPKLIIGVPVGFVGAKESKEYIREFDIPTITTKGTKGGSNVAAAIVNALLYMAVGR; this comes from the coding sequence ATGTATATAAAAAATCCTGAACTTATAGAAACTAAAAGTTTTGAAATAATAGATGAAGGCATGACTCCTCATAGTTTTACTGATGAGGAGTTAAATGTAGTTAAAAGAACTATTCATACTACAGGAGATTTTGATTATCAGAATATAGTTATATTTAAAAATAGTCCAATAGAAGTAGGTATAAACACAATAAAGAATGGATGTAGAATAGTAACGGATACAAAGATGGGCTTTTCAGGAATCAATAAAACAGCTCTAAACAAAGCCAATTGTACGCTAGATAACTATATAAGTCATGAAGATGTATTTAGAATAGCTAAAGAAAAAGAAATAACTCGCTCAATGGCAGCAGTAGACTTTGCTTTAAGTGAAGGTGTAGACATATTTGTAGTAGGAAATGCTCCAACTGCCTTGTTCAGAATAGGAGAACTAATAAAAGAGGGAAAAGCTAGTCCAAAACTTATAATAGGGGTTCCTGTAGGTTTTGTGGGAGCTAAGGAGTCAAAAGAGTATATAAGGGAATTTGATATACCTACTATTACTACAAAGGGAACTAAAGGGGGAAGTAATGTTGCAGCTGCTATAGTAAACGCATTGCTATATATGGCGGTAGGACGATGA
- a CDS encoding energy-coupling factor ABC transporter substrate-binding protein has product MKNNALLVILLVVILVVSLQIGAKNGPLEGADGIAMDEIENYEPWFEPIWEPPSGEVESGIFAFQAAIGGVLLGYFIGKKKNAKNTNELCKTKSTL; this is encoded by the coding sequence ATGAAAAATAATGCATTACTTGTGATATTATTAGTAGTAATACTCGTAGTCTCTCTTCAAATAGGAGCTAAAAATGGCCCACTTGAAGGTGCCGATGGGATAGCAATGGATGAAATAGAAAACTATGAGCCATGGTTTGAACCAATATGGGAGCCACCTTCAGGAGAAGTGGAAAGTGGAATATTCGCATTTCAGGCAGCTATAGGAGGGGTACTTTTAGGGTACTTTATAGGTAAAAAGAAAAATGCTAAGAACACTAATGAGCTATGCAAAACTAAATCGACTCTGTAA
- a CDS encoding energy-coupling factor ABC transporter permease, protein MNKLIKYLYSLAILLLAPNFGYAMHIAEGYLPPVWSGLYFLLALPFVYLGIRDIKRKGKLSNDMKLFIAVAGAYCFILSALKLPSVTGSSSHPTGTGFGAIIFGPFIMSVVSTIVLLFQSLFLAHGGLTTLGANTFSMGVVGPLVAFGVYKLAGKNKKLGIFLAAALGDLATYVVTAIQLALAHPSEVGGLVASLEKFLSIFAITQIPLAIAEGILTVLIFNIIEKYSKDDLEALKGDLSYEK, encoded by the coding sequence ATGAACAAACTAATTAAATATCTATATTCTTTAGCTATATTGCTATTAGCACCTAACTTTGGATACGCTATGCATATAGCTGAGGGATATTTACCACCAGTTTGGAGTGGTCTATATTTCTTACTTGCATTACCATTTGTTTATTTAGGAATCAGAGATATAAAAAGAAAGGGAAAGTTAAGCAATGATATGAAGCTTTTTATAGCTGTAGCAGGAGCATATTGCTTTATACTTTCAGCTCTAAAGTTACCTTCAGTTACTGGTAGTAGTTCACATCCTACAGGAACAGGATTTGGGGCTATAATATTTGGACCATTTATTATGAGTGTTGTAAGTACTATAGTTCTTTTATTCCAGTCCCTATTTTTAGCTCATGGTGGTCTTACTACACTAGGAGCAAATACTTTTTCAATGGGAGTAGTAGGACCTTTAGTAGCTTTTGGTGTATATAAACTTGCAGGGAAAAATAAAAAATTAGGAATATTTTTAGCTGCAGCTTTAGGTGACCTTGCAACTTATGTAGTAACAGCGATACAGTTAGCTCTAGCTCACCCTTCAGAAGTAGGTGGATTAGTAGCATCACTTGAAAAATTCTTATCTATATTTGCCATAACTCAAATACCATTAGCAATAGCAGAGGGAATACTAACTGTTCTAATATTTAATATAATTGAAAAATATTCTAAAGATGATTTAGAAGCACTAAAGGGGGACTTATCTTATGAAAAATAA
- a CDS encoding response regulator transcription factor, producing MKRILLCDDEARIRDIVKDFLVNEGYIVIEAKDGEEALSIFNNKEIDLAILDIMMPKIDGWDVCKEIRRISKKTPIIMLTAKGEEVDELYGFEIGADEYIVKPFRPSILVARVNALLRRISRGSISLDKDLVINDDFHEVRLNRELIDLSPKEYELLLFLYENKGKVFNRQQLLDKLWGFDSFVTDRTVDTHINRLRIKLEDKRNYIKTIRGFGYKFEVD from the coding sequence GTGAAGAGAATATTATTATGTGATGATGAAGCAAGAATAAGAGATATAGTAAAAGATTTTCTTGTTAACGAAGGATATATAGTAATTGAAGCAAAAGATGGAGAAGAGGCATTAAGTATATTTAATAATAAAGAAATAGACTTAGCTATTTTAGATATTATGATGCCTAAAATTGATGGATGGGATGTATGTAAAGAGATAAGAAGAATATCAAAAAAGACACCTATTATTATGCTAACAGCAAAAGGTGAAGAGGTTGATGAACTTTATGGCTTTGAGATCGGTGCAGATGAATATATAGTAAAGCCTTTTAGACCATCAATACTTGTTGCTAGGGTGAATGCATTATTGAGAAGAATAAGTAGAGGAAGTATTTCTTTAGATAAGGACTTGGTAATAAATGATGACTTTCATGAAGTAAGGTTAAACCGAGAATTAATTGATTTAAGTCCAAAGGAATATGAATTATTGTTATTCTTATATGAAAATAAGGGAAAAGTATTTAATAGACAACAGCTTTTAGACAAGTTATGGGGATTTGATTCCTTTGTTACAGATAGGACAGTAGATACTCATATTAATAGACTTAGAATAAAGCTTGAAGATAAGAGAAACTATATTAAGACTATAAGAGGATTTGGATATAAATTTGAGGTGGATTAA
- a CDS encoding sensor histidine kinase: MKNSIRTKLFIQVSGIIIIFVLLTTIINSSLLEKYYIYQKKNVLIEQVNHINEINTGNYKDIAVELKKIESRYGTNISIMSSLGEIKYSSFFSVIDDAPYMVQNPQEQRPPLFPKGAPPDSKGRTVKNKEILNEDSFIEIQSDNKLNIDFLVYYSKLNNGDLIESRVFLSSISESANVANTFLLFISIILLIVGAFWAFIMANNFTKPILQMNDITRKMAKLDFSKKCNIKTMDEINQLGDSINYLSEQLEESLTELKDANEELQHDIERERKIDEMRKEFISNISHELRTPISIIEAYSEGLKLNIINNEEKKNSYCDVIMEETTKMDRLLKELLDLSQMESDYFKLDKREFKIKELIQRCYSKYERILRDNKINLYIDSIEEAIVYADSFRIEQVLNNLINNAIAHIDGDRVIRISCRNINSSVRVSVYNSGSEIPTNELEKLWISFYKTDKSRNREKGGYGLGLAIVRAIQDLHGKDYGAKNVENGVVFWFDIDKSKLSI, encoded by the coding sequence ATGAAAAACTCTATAAGAACTAAACTGTTTATTCAAGTAAGCGGAATAATTATAATATTTGTTTTATTAACTACTATTATCAACTCTAGCTTATTAGAAAAATACTATATTTATCAGAAGAAGAATGTCCTTATTGAACAAGTTAATCATATAAATGAAATAAATACAGGAAACTATAAAGATATAGCTGTAGAATTAAAAAAAATAGAAAGTAGATATGGGACAAATATATCTATAATGTCCTCACTGGGTGAAATAAAATATAGTTCTTTTTTTTCAGTAATAGATGATGCACCCTATATGGTTCAAAATCCACAAGAGCAACGACCACCATTATTTCCCAAAGGGGCACCACCTGATTCTAAAGGTCGCACTGTAAAAAATAAAGAAATTTTAAATGAAGATTCTTTTATAGAAATACAGAGTGATAACAAGCTAAATATAGACTTCTTAGTTTACTATAGTAAGCTTAACAATGGAGATCTTATAGAAAGTAGGGTATTCTTAAGTTCAATTTCTGAAAGTGCAAATGTTGCTAACACATTTTTGCTGTTTATTTCAATAATATTATTAATAGTTGGAGCTTTTTGGGCATTTATTATGGCAAATAATTTTACAAAGCCAATACTACAGATGAATGATATAACTAGAAAAATGGCAAAATTAGATTTTTCTAAGAAGTGTAATATAAAGACAATGGATGAGATTAATCAATTAGGTGATAGTATAAACTACCTATCAGAGCAGCTTGAAGAATCTCTAACTGAGCTAAAAGATGCTAATGAAGAATTACAGCATGATATTGAGAGAGAGAGAAAAATAGATGAAATGAGAAAGGAATTCATATCTAATATATCTCATGAGCTAAGAACTCCAATATCAATTATAGAGGCATACTCTGAAGGGCTTAAATTAAACATTATAAATAATGAGGAAAAAAAGAACTCCTATTGCGATGTCATTATGGAAGAAACAACTAAGATGGATAGGTTATTAAAAGAACTTTTAGACTTGTCACAAATGGAATCTGATTATTTTAAATTAGATAAAAGAGAATTTAAGATCAAAGAACTTATTCAAAGATGTTACTCTAAATATGAAAGAATACTTAGAGACAATAAAATTAATCTGTATATAGATAGTATAGAAGAAGCGATAGTTTATGCAGACTCATTTAGAATAGAACAAGTTTTAAATAACTTAATAAATAATGCAATTGCTCATATAGATGGAGACAGAGTAATTAGAATATCATGTAGAAATATTAATAGTAGCGTAAGAGTATCAGTTTATAATAGTGGATCGGAGATACCAACAAATGAACTAGAGAAACTTTGGATTAGCTTTTATAAAACTGATAAATCAAGAAACAGGGAGAAAGGTGGATATGGCCTAGGATTAGCAATAGTAAGAGCAATACAGGACTTACATGGGAAAGATTATGGTGCTAAAAACGTAGAGAATGGTGTAGTGTTTTGGTTTGACATAGATAAAAGCAAATTATCTATATAA
- a CDS encoding energy-coupling factor transporter transmembrane component T family protein, whose protein sequence is MLRTLMSYAKLNRLCNVHPIEKAILFLLPIIVCGFVKNSIVILLINILTMIAIHIILRNPKTIILKFTKGILIFSIFTSISLIFDQSIRYIAILILKSISGVLSILLFTMTTPIEDVFYLGSKSSLFKDICDIAKNMIRFLILIEDEYLLLKNAMKSRQGFITTKFKVINGAKVMGFLFVNTMRRWKEISDSIESRGYRGNTVYLERKFEFSKLRFGLGCFYNIILVVLILSFDKI, encoded by the coding sequence ATGCTAAGAACACTAATGAGCTATGCAAAACTAAATCGACTCTGTAATGTACATCCTATAGAAAAAGCAATACTATTTTTGCTTCCTATCATTGTATGTGGATTTGTAAAAAATTCGATTGTAATTCTTCTAATAAATATACTGACAATGATAGCTATCCATATAATACTAAGAAATCCTAAAACGATAATATTAAAGTTCACTAAAGGGATACTCATTTTTTCCATATTTACATCTATATCATTAATCTTTGATCAAAGTATAAGATATATAGCTATTTTGATATTAAAAAGTATATCTGGAGTTTTATCTATACTATTATTTACTATGACAACACCTATAGAGGATGTATTTTATCTAGGTTCAAAATCCAGTTTATTTAAAGACATATGTGATATAGCTAAAAATATGATAAGATTTTTAATCTTAATAGAAGATGAGTATCTTCTACTAAAAAATGCTATGAAGTCAAGGCAAGGTTTTATTACAACTAAATTTAAAGTCATAAATGGTGCAAAAGTTATGGGATTCTTATTTGTAAATACCATGAGAAGGTGGAAGGAAATAAGCGACTCTATAGAAAGTAGAGGTTATAGGGGTAATACTGTCTATTTAGAAAGAAAATTTGAGTTTTCCAAACTAAGATTTGGACTAGGATGTTTTTATAATATTATATTAGTAGTTTTAATATTAAGTTTTGATAAAATATGA
- the cbiE gene encoding precorrin-6y C5,15-methyltransferase (decarboxylating) subunit CbiE, with protein MGDDITIYLVGMGPGNIKNLTIEAIEVLKDSSKIISFGRIGDVAQEFNKNISKVKTLNEIGYLLENKSMIEENIAILASGDPCFYGILEYLKRKEVRIDKIVPGVSSLQYMMSKLKKSWHNSNLVSFHGRDEEKEEKIRNIMKSQTSIILTDSNNTPNNISKLLYEKGLKGKIYAGYNLSYEDEKIIIGNIGDEINYESSLALVVVEVD; from the coding sequence TTGGGGGATGATATTACGATTTACTTAGTTGGAATGGGACCTGGAAATATAAAAAATCTTACAATAGAAGCCATAGAAGTTCTAAAAGATTCATCAAAGATAATTTCATTTGGTAGAATAGGAGACGTAGCACAAGAATTTAATAAAAATATATCTAAAGTCAAGACCTTAAATGAAATAGGTTATTTATTAGAAAATAAAAGTATGATAGAAGAAAATATAGCTATACTTGCCTCAGGTGATCCTTGCTTTTATGGAATACTGGAATATTTAAAAAGAAAAGAAGTAAGAATAGATAAAATAGTACCAGGAGTTTCATCGTTGCAATATATGATGTCAAAGTTAAAAAAGAGTTGGCATAATAGCAACTTGGTTAGTTTTCATGGCAGAGATGAAGAAAAAGAAGAAAAAATTAGAAACATAATGAAAAGTCAAACTTCTATCATTCTTACAGATAGTAATAATACTCCTAATAATATATCGAAGCTGTTATATGAAAAAGGACTAAAAGGAAAAATATATGCAGGATATAACCTGTCTTACGAGGATGAAAAAATAATTATAGGTAATATAGGAGATGAAATTAACTACGAAAGTTCGTTAGCATTAGTTGTTGTTGAGGTAGATTAA